One Natrinema marinum genomic window carries:
- a CDS encoding glycosyltransferase family 2 protein gives MLLEAVVVAFVLTQAGYFVVNCGLLTLFVRRPVAEIDDTTLARLVAAADAESAGRSRRVEADGGRRLAAVGPAAADTHRGGLPPTNAECRLPPSHVRRIRVLVPIYRERWETLSETLENVAAQRYPTEYVSVVVIYEPTDTTVAELREAFAAARTDALDGEFVAVDHDALAADRSPGEWSFDGVGVPRTKAAALTYAFTTGSFAGDDIITVFDSDTQVPLDTFELAVAGLAEYDIVQTKQTVRNVDEGVLPLLESMGIAAWSDIVYANSTDGPYQLLGKAYFTEARVLYDIDRWQLDAVTEDMALGVAAHRKGYTLGVIDRYVQDLCPTTFDAWVRQKRRWVRGPYRHLLTPGWSGLDRGRFWAGTVVTQLLSVTNVVGVPTGVVVFALTVAGSTASVVPGYLLPIVLFNAAVWAYYSWRSYRAAWDGVVFESRWERLAYSVLSNPFSQAVYATLWAVPIALAVADAVRGVAPSFTVTPKR, from the coding sequence ATGCTGCTCGAGGCTGTCGTCGTCGCGTTCGTCTTGACGCAGGCGGGCTATTTCGTCGTCAACTGCGGCTTGCTGACGCTGTTCGTCCGCCGACCCGTAGCGGAGATCGACGACACGACGCTCGCCCGCCTGGTCGCGGCGGCCGACGCCGAGAGCGCCGGTCGGTCGCGGCGAGTCGAAGCTGACGGCGGCCGTCGTCTGGCCGCCGTCGGACCAGCCGCGGCCGATACCCACCGCGGAGGATTACCGCCTACGAACGCGGAGTGTCGGCTTCCGCCGTCTCACGTCCGTCGGATCCGCGTCCTCGTTCCGATCTATCGCGAACGCTGGGAGACCCTATCGGAGACGCTCGAGAACGTCGCGGCCCAGCGGTACCCGACCGAGTACGTCTCGGTCGTCGTGATCTACGAGCCGACGGATACGACCGTCGCGGAACTGCGCGAGGCGTTCGCGGCGGCTCGGACCGACGCGCTCGACGGCGAGTTCGTCGCGGTCGACCACGACGCGCTCGCGGCCGATCGATCGCCGGGCGAGTGGTCGTTCGACGGCGTCGGCGTGCCGCGGACGAAAGCCGCCGCGCTCACCTACGCGTTCACGACCGGCTCGTTCGCGGGCGACGATATCATCACCGTCTTCGACTCGGACACGCAGGTTCCGCTCGACACGTTCGAGCTCGCCGTCGCCGGCCTCGCAGAGTACGACATCGTCCAGACCAAGCAGACGGTTCGAAACGTCGACGAGGGCGTGCTCCCCTTGCTCGAGTCGATGGGGATCGCGGCCTGGTCGGACATCGTCTACGCCAACTCGACCGACGGGCCGTATCAGCTCCTCGGGAAGGCCTATTTCACCGAAGCGCGGGTACTCTACGACATCGATCGGTGGCAACTCGACGCGGTGACCGAGGACATGGCGCTCGGGGTCGCGGCCCATCGAAAGGGGTACACGCTCGGCGTTATTGACCGGTACGTGCAGGACCTCTGTCCCACGACGTTCGACGCGTGGGTCCGACAGAAGCGCCGCTGGGTCCGCGGCCCGTATCGCCACCTGTTGACGCCGGGCTGGTCGGGCTTGGATCGCGGCCGCTTCTGGGCGGGGACGGTGGTGACGCAGCTACTATCGGTGACGAACGTCGTCGGGGTTCCGACCGGAGTCGTCGTCTTCGCCCTGACCGTCGCAGGTAGCACGGCATCGGTCGTGCCCGGGTACCTGCTGCCCATCGTGCTGTTCAACGCCGCCGTTTGGGCCTACTACAGCTGGCGCTCTTACCGGGCCGCCTGGGACGGCGTCGTCTTCGAGAGCCGCTGGGAACGCCTCGCCTACTCGGTGCTGTCGAACCCGTTCTCGCAGGCAGTCTACGCGACCCTGTGGGCCGTCCCGATCGCGCTGGCCGTCGCCGACGCCGTCCGCGGCGTCGCTCCGTCGTTCACCGTGACGCCGAAGCGCTAG